A stretch of the Archangium violaceum genome encodes the following:
- a CDS encoding DUF4142 domain-containing protein, whose product MRKLMGLMVAASLAGWGCASGPQERAERQTEQEQVASGTREEGTLPQQEATEEDELFGRSYEQEQAQGTGGAAGAGAQQQQPGAMQQPGAMQQPGAMQQPGTMQQPGAMQQPGAQPQVRQLDESQWLAELMLANRWAADMSRIAEGQAATPSVRQFAQKSVQTHQRFEQQLQQLAQREGIDIAQALQQGELNARQDFMHAAILTSLASLPMLSGVNLDRAYLSSVVLSYDLAVDKMQWALKQVKNPRLTQAIQDELQTLVQHRQQAHKLLGQVAPEVKRGQARRAPADRR is encoded by the coding sequence ATGCGAAAACTGATGGGTTTGATGGTGGCGGCCTCGTTGGCGGGCTGGGGATGTGCGAGCGGCCCTCAGGAGCGGGCGGAACGACAGACGGAGCAGGAGCAGGTGGCCAGTGGCACGCGCGAGGAAGGCACGTTGCCGCAGCAGGAGGCAACCGAGGAAGACGAGCTCTTCGGACGCTCCTACGAGCAGGAGCAGGCCCAGGGCACTGGCGGCGCGGCCGGGGCCGGCGCCCAGCAGCAGCAGCCGGGTGCGATGCAGCAGCCGGGTGCGATGCAGCAGCCGGGCGCGATGCAGCAGCCGGGCACGATGCAGCAGCCGGGCGCGATGCAGCAGCCGGGCGCGCAGCCCCAGGTGAGACAGCTCGACGAGAGCCAGTGGTTGGCCGAGCTGATGCTGGCCAACCGGTGGGCCGCCGACATGTCGCGGATCGCCGAGGGCCAGGCCGCTACCCCCTCCGTCCGTCAGTTCGCGCAGAAGTCGGTGCAGACGCACCAGCGCTTCGAGCAACAGCTCCAGCAGCTCGCGCAGCGCGAGGGCATCGATATTGCGCAGGCCCTGCAACAGGGCGAGCTGAACGCAAGGCAGGACTTCATGCACGCGGCGATCCTCACCTCGCTGGCCAGCCTCCCGATGTTGAGCGGGGTGAACCTGGATAGAGCCTACCTGTCGTCCGTGGTGCTCTCGTACGACCTGGCCGTCGACAAGATGCAGTGGGCCTTGAAGCAGGTGAAGAACCCGCGGCTGACCCAGGCCATCCAGGACGAGCTCCAAACGCTCGTGCAGCACCGCCAGCAGGCGCACAAGCTCCTCGGGCAGGTCGCTCCCGAGGTGAAGCGAGGGCAGGCCCGCCGCGCGCCAGCCGATCGGCGCTGA
- a CDS encoding DUF6328 family protein → MDSQSTERERFREILEELRTIIPGVQVLLAFLLTTPFSSRFDQLGQTGRTLYGVAVASAAIATILLLAPASYHRITRLSQERDVHRRRRIKYAGVMTVSGLLFLLVSIITAILLVTQFVFDMSWGMLVAGLVLVIALVCWYVVPLIQRPGHTNESRR, encoded by the coding sequence ATGGACTCGCAATCGACGGAGCGAGAACGGTTCCGGGAAATCCTGGAGGAGCTTCGCACCATCATTCCGGGCGTCCAGGTCCTCCTGGCGTTCCTGCTCACCACCCCGTTCTCCTCCCGATTCGACCAGCTTGGCCAGACAGGCCGGACGCTGTACGGAGTCGCGGTGGCCAGCGCGGCCATCGCGACCATCCTCCTGCTGGCCCCCGCCTCCTATCATCGCATCACGCGCCTGTCCCAGGAGCGGGATGTCCATCGTCGGAGGCGCATCAAATACGCGGGAGTGATGACGGTGAGCGGCCTGCTCTTCCTGCTCGTCTCCATCATCACCGCCATCCTCCTGGTCACCCAGTTCGTCTTCGACATGTCCTGGGGCATGCTCGTGGCCGGGCTCGTGTTGGTCATCGCGCTCGTGTGCTGGTACGTGGTACCGCTCATCCAGCGCCCCGGTCACACCAACGAGTCACGGCGGTGA
- a CDS encoding DUF2277 domain-containing protein, giving the protein MCRSIKPLFNFEPPATDDDIRAAALQFVRKIAGTRKPSKQNADAFEVAVEEIFQSSKRMLEGLVATTPPRNRARFEEMKKLRFKKAEPRG; this is encoded by the coding sequence ATGTGCCGAAGCATCAAACCCCTGTTCAACTTCGAGCCGCCCGCCACCGACGATGACATCCGCGCGGCGGCGCTGCAGTTCGTCCGGAAGATCGCCGGCACGCGCAAGCCGTCGAAGCAGAACGCCGACGCCTTCGAGGTCGCCGTCGAGGAGATCTTCCAGAGCTCCAAGCGCATGCTCGAGGGGCTGGTGGCGACGACCCCACCAAGGAATCGGGCGCGCTTCGAGGAAATGAAGAAGCTGCGCTTCAAGAAGGCCGAGCCACGGGGCTGA
- a CDS encoding endo alpha-1,4 polygalactosaminidase encodes MLKRLTRLISCSALLVSGCMPMEGEDALAEAGARQEASGDLACTIPSFPKGTTWIWDLENSSIPTTLNAQVYVVDLFGTSSAKIQEYKNAGKKVVCYFSAGSYENWRSDAAQFPRDTYCSPGEDCNESIHIMGDWCESGGGCEWWLDHRKPAVRTVMEARLQLARDKGCDAVEPDNVDAYAHDDEISCTDQACWGLTAADQLAYNRWLAEAAHARCLGIALKNDVEQVAQLAPSFDFAINEECQRYNECGVYKTAFVDQNKAVFNAEYREDAGGDVTSWTSCTGTQASCACGERGFAQGDMRTLVYKTSNVRYNNVAITCG; translated from the coding sequence ATGCTGAAGCGATTGACCCGTCTGATTTCCTGTTCCGCGCTGCTCGTGTCCGGGTGCATGCCCATGGAGGGCGAGGACGCCCTGGCCGAAGCGGGAGCCAGGCAGGAGGCCTCCGGCGACCTGGCGTGCACCATCCCGAGCTTCCCCAAGGGGACCACCTGGATCTGGGACCTCGAGAACAGCTCCATCCCCACGACGCTCAACGCCCAGGTCTATGTCGTCGACCTCTTCGGGACCTCGAGCGCGAAGATCCAGGAGTACAAGAACGCTGGCAAGAAGGTGGTCTGCTACTTCAGCGCTGGCTCCTACGAGAACTGGCGGAGCGATGCCGCCCAGTTCCCGCGCGACACCTATTGCAGCCCCGGCGAGGACTGTAACGAGTCCATCCACATCATGGGCGACTGGTGCGAGAGCGGCGGGGGCTGCGAGTGGTGGTTGGATCACCGCAAGCCGGCGGTGCGGACCGTGATGGAGGCCCGCCTGCAGCTGGCGCGTGACAAGGGGTGCGACGCGGTCGAGCCGGACAACGTCGACGCCTACGCACACGACGATGAGATTTCGTGCACGGATCAGGCCTGCTGGGGCCTCACGGCGGCGGACCAGCTCGCCTACAACCGCTGGCTCGCCGAAGCGGCCCATGCCAGGTGTCTGGGCATCGCGCTCAAGAATGACGTCGAACAGGTTGCCCAGCTCGCCCCGTCCTTCGACTTCGCCATCAACGAGGAGTGCCAGAGGTACAACGAGTGTGGGGTCTACAAGACCGCCTTCGTGGACCAGAACAAGGCTGTCTTCAACGCCGAGTACCGCGAGGACGCGGGCGGCGACGTCACGAGCTGGACGTCGTGCACGGGAACGCAGGCGAGCTGCGCCTGCGGGGAGCGCGGCTTCGCTCAGGGCGACATGAGGACCCTGGTCTATAAGACCTCGAACGTCCGCTACAACAACGTGGCCATCACCTGCGGGTAG
- a CDS encoding GNAT family N-acetyltransferase, which yields MSAVTIPTIDTERLTLRGHRLENFEEAFALWSDPEVTRYIGGKPSTREEVWARLLRNVGHWDLMGFGFWVVRERSTGRFVGEVGFADFRRDIEPSLGDAKEAGWVLSPWSHGKGFATEAVRAALKWAEGRFGPERVVCIIDPPNEASLKVAHKCGFREFARGTYKGGPMLMLERLPEAR from the coding sequence ATGTCCGCCGTCACCATTCCCACCATCGACACCGAGCGCCTCACGCTGCGCGGCCATCGACTCGAGAACTTCGAGGAAGCCTTCGCGCTGTGGAGCGACCCGGAGGTCACCCGGTACATCGGTGGCAAGCCGTCCACCCGGGAGGAGGTGTGGGCCCGTCTGCTGCGCAACGTGGGCCACTGGGACCTGATGGGGTTCGGGTTCTGGGTGGTGCGCGAGAGGAGCACGGGCCGGTTCGTCGGCGAGGTGGGCTTCGCGGACTTCCGACGTGACATCGAACCGTCACTCGGGGATGCCAAGGAGGCGGGCTGGGTGCTGTCTCCGTGGTCACACGGAAAGGGGTTCGCCACCGAGGCCGTGCGCGCGGCGCTGAAGTGGGCGGAAGGCCGGTTCGGTCCGGAGCGGGTGGTGTGCATCATCGACCCGCCGAACGAGGCTTCCCTCAAGGTCGCGCACAAGTGCGGGTTCCGCGAGTTCGCACGCGGCACGTATAAAGGCGGGCCCATGCTGATGCTCGAGAGGCTCCCCGAGGCCAGGTGA